In Microcaecilia unicolor chromosome 1, aMicUni1.1, whole genome shotgun sequence, the following are encoded in one genomic region:
- the LOC115474470 gene encoding zinc finger protein 845-like, with protein sequence MFSRKSNQTGQIKFQRRDKPRNNLRIHERIHTGETPYKCSECGKSFNQKGNFRNHERNHTGEKLYKCSECDKNFNQKRQLRNHERNHTGEKSYKCSECGKSFNEKCKLRIHERIHTGEKPYKCSECGKSFNEKCKLRIHERIHTGEKPNKCSECGKSFKSKNELTIHERIHTGEKPYKCSECGRSFTRKSELTIHERNHTGEKLYKCSECDKSFNQKRQLRNHERNHTGEKPYKCSECGKSFNEKYKLRIHERIHTGEKPYKCSECGKSFNQKGNFRNHERIHTGEKTVKCSECGKSFNRKSELTIHERSHTGEKPFKCSECDKSFNRKSELTIHERSHTGEKPFKCSECDKSFNQKRQLRNHESIHTGEKPYKCSECGKSFNEKCQLRIHERNHTGEKPYKCSECDKSFNQKCQLRIHERIHTGEKPYKCFECDKSFNQKCQLRIHERIHTGEKPYKCSECGRSFNEKCKLRIHERIHTGEKPNKCSECGKSFKSKNELTIHERIHTGEKPVKCSECGKSFKTKSNLTIHERIHTGEKPFKCSECGKNFNAKKNLRIHERIHTGEKPNKCSECGKSFNQKSQLKIHERIHTGEKPYKCSECGKSFKSKNELTVHERIHTGAKPVKCSECGKSFNGKSELTIHERSHTGEKPFKCSECDKSFNQKRQLRNHERNHTGEKPYKCSECGKSFNEKRQLRKHERNHTGEKPYKCSECGKSFNEKYKLRIHERIHTGEKPFTCSECGKSFNQKSQLKIHERIHIGENHIGM encoded by the coding sequence ATGTTCTCTAGGAAGTCAAACCAGACGGGACAAATAAAATTTCAGAGACGAGACAAACCAAGAAATaacctcagaattcatgaaagaatccatacTGGAGAAAcaccatataaatgttctgaatgtggtaaaagcttcaaccAAAAAGGTAACTTCAGAAATCATGAAAGaaaccacactggagaaaaactgtataaatgttctgaatgtgataaaaactTCAATCAAAAACGTCAACTCAGAAATCATGAAAGaaaccacactggagaaaaatcgtataaatgttctgaatgtggtaaaagctttaatgAAAAATGTaaactcagaattcatgaaagaatccacactggagaaaaaccctataaatgttctgaatgtggtaaaagcttcaatgaAAAATGTaaactcagaattcatgaaagaatccacactggagaaaaaccaaataaatgttctgaatgtggtaaaagcttcaaatCAAAAAATGAGCTcacaattcatgaaagaatccacactggagaaaaaccatataaatgttctgaatgtggtagaAGCTTCACTAGAAAAAGTGAACTCACAATTCATGAAAGaaaccacactggagaaaaactgtataaatgttctgaatgtgataaaagtttcaaTCAAAAACGTCAACTCAGAAATCATGAAAGaaaccacactggagaaaaaccgtataaatgttctgaatgcggTAAAAGCTTCAATGAAAAATATaaactcagaattcatgaaagaatccatactggagaaaaaccatataaatgttctgaatgcggTAAAAGCTTCAACCAAAAAGGTAACTTCAGaaatcatgaaagaatccacactggggaaaaaacagttaaatgttctgaatgcggTAAAAGCTTCAATAGAAAAAGTGAACTCACGATTCATGAAAGaagccacactggagaaaaaccatttaaatgttctgaatgcgaTAAAAGCTTCAATAGAAAAAGTGAACTCACGATTCATGAAAGaagccacactggagaaaaaccatttaaatgttctgaatgtgataaaagcttcaatcaaaaACGTCAACTCAGAAATCATGAAAgtatccacactggagaaaaaccatataaatgttctgaatgtggtaaaagcttcaatgaAAAATGTcaactcagaattcatgaaagaaaccacactggagaaaaaccgtataaatgttctgaatgtgataaaagctttaaTCAAAAATGTCAACTCAGAatacatgaaagaatccacactggagaaaaaccgtataaatgttttgaatgtgataaaagctttaaTCAAAAATGTCAACTCAGAATACATGAAAGAATCCATACTGGAGAAAAAccgtataaatgttctgaatgtggtagaAGCTTCAATGAAAAATGTaaactcagaattcatgaaagaatccacactggagaaaaaccaaataaatgttctgaatgtggtaaaagcttcaaatCAAAAAATGAACTcacaattcatgaaagaatccacactggagaaaaaccagttaaatgttctgaatgcggTAAAAGCTTTAAAACAAAAAGCAATCTAAcgattcatgaaagaatccacactggagaaaaaccatttaaatgttctgaatgtggtaaaaacttCAATGCAAAAAAGaacctcagaattcatgaaagaatccacactggagaaaaaccaaacaaatgttcagaatgtggtaaaagcttcaatcaaaaAAGTCAACTcaaaattcatgaaagaatccacactggtgaaaaaccatataaatgttctgaatgtggtaaaagcttcaaatCAAAAAATGAACTCACAGTTCATGAAAGAATTCACACTGGAGCAAAACCAgttaaatgttctgaatgcggTAAAAGCTTCAATGGAAAAAGTGAACTCACAATTCATGAAAGaagccacactggagaaaaaccatttaaatgttctgaatgtgataaaagcttcaatcaaaaACGTCAGCTCAGAAATCATGAAAGaaaccacactggagaaaaaccgtataaatgttctgaatgtggtaaaagcttcaatgaAAAACGTCAACTCAGAAAACATGAAAGaaaccacactggagaaaaaccatataaatgttctgaatgtggtaaaagcttcaatgaaaaatataaactcagaattcatgaaagaatccacactggagaaaaaccatttacatgttctgaatgtggtaaaagcttcaatcaaaaAAGTCAACTcaaaattcatgaaagaatccacattgGAGAGAATCATATAGGAATGTAA